ATTCGTGTTATTCGCGGATAGCGAACTTATGGGAGGCCGCCCTACTCCGTGATCGCCTCGCCGCGCTTGACGCCCAGCATGAACACCCCCGCGATGAGGGCGAACACCGGCGACGACAGCAGAATCACGTTATACGCGCCGACCCAGTCCACCAGCGCCCCCGCCACGATAGGCCCCACGATGGCCGCCGACGCCGAGAAGAAGTAGTACAGCCCGGTGTACGACCCCAGGCGGCTCTGCGGCGCGATGTCCACCACCATGGGCAGCGAGTTGATGTTGATGAGCGCCCACGCGAACCCGGCCAGCACCAGCATCAGCGTGATGAACGTTACGTTGGGAATCCAGTAGCCCAGGAACAGCAGCACGGCCAGCATCACAATGCCCGTGAGGATCGTGCGCTTGCGGCCGAAGCGCGTGGCGATGAACCCCGCCGGAATGGAGAAGATGATGAACGACACCGAGAAGAACCCCAGCAAGAGCGCCGCGCGGCTCTCGCTGATGCCCAGGTAGAACACACCGTAGGACGTGAAAAACGTCTCCAGCGCGTTGAACGCCAGGAACCAGAAGAAGATGGCCAGCAGGATGCGGAGGGCGCTGCGGTCGGGGTCGGCCAGCACTTCCTTCAGGTTCGCGATGACGCCCAGTTGCTTCTCTTCGGGGTCATCGGGGAACTCCTTCGGCTCCTTGATGCGCCACACGACGACGAGGCACGCGCCGAGCATCACCACCGCGCCCACCACAAAAGGCAGCGCGGGGTCTATCTTGTACAGCACCGACCCGCCGAAGAAGGCCAGCAGAGACCCCACGCCGCCCATGAGGTTGATGACGCCGTTGGCCTTGCTGCGCAGCGGCGACGGGATGATGTCGGGCATCAGGGCGATGACCGGCGTGCGGAAGATGCTCATCGCCAGCAACATGACGCCGATGACGAGGACGAACAGCGCGAACAGGCCCGTCATCTGGCTCAACTGCCCGTTCAGCGATTCGGGGATCGCCTTCACGACGAACGGGATGGCCGCGAAGGCCACCGCCGCAATGGGTGCGCCGGCCAGGATGTACGGCATACGTCGGCCCCACCGCGTGCGCGTCTTGTCGCTGCGCACCCCGATCCACGGCTGGATGAACACCGCCGCGATGTTGTCCAGCGTCATGATGAACCCCGCGACGCCCGCGCTCAACCCGAACCCCGCCACGGTCGGCAGCGCCTTGCCCGCCTCCAGCAACTGGCGGGTGAACTCGGCGTTGCCCGACTGCAAGAAGATGGGCACGTAGGCATTGTACAGCGCCCACAGCAGGCTGATGCCCAGAAAGCCAAACCCCAGCGTGAACGTTTTCCGGTAGTCCAGTTTCACAACGCACCTCCGAAGAAGAGATTGGCCCTACTGCATAAACAAAACACGCTATCTCGCAAAGAGATAGCGTGTTCGCGCGGCGCTTGGCTCCCTAGAATCCCACGATGGGGCGTATCGCCGCCTGGATGAGGTTCAAGATCGGCGCGGGATACACGCCCAGCGCCACCGTCAGCAGGGCCGTCAGCACTAGCGTAACGCCGAGCGGCGCGGAGACGTGGACGGGCGAGGCATCCGCCGGCGCCTCGCCGAAGAACATCC
The sequence above is drawn from the Chloroflexota bacterium genome and encodes:
- a CDS encoding SLC45 family MFS transporter; translated protein: MKLDYRKTFTLGFGFLGISLLWALYNAYVPIFLQSGNAEFTRQLLEAGKALPTVAGFGLSAGVAGFIMTLDNIAAVFIQPWIGVRSDKTRTRWGRRMPYILAGAPIAAVAFAAIPFVVKAIPESLNGQLSQMTGLFALFVLVIGVMLLAMSIFRTPVIALMPDIIPSPLRSKANGVINLMGGVGSLLAFFGGSVLYKIDPALPFVVGAVVMLGACLVVVWRIKEPKEFPDDPEEKQLGVIANLKEVLADPDRSALRILLAIFFWFLAFNALETFFTSYGVFYLGISESRAALLLGFFSVSFIIFSIPAGFIATRFGRKRTILTGIVMLAVLLFLGYWIPNVTFITLMLVLAGFAWALININSLPMVVDIAPQSRLGSYTGLYYFFSASAAIVGPIVAGALVDWVGAYNVILLSSPVFALIAGVFMLGVKRGEAITE